Below is a genomic region from Triticum dicoccoides isolate Atlit2015 ecotype Zavitan chromosome 5A, WEW_v2.0, whole genome shotgun sequence.
TTTGGACATTATTAGCAAGCTCATAACCACAATTGTTGTGCACCATGATGATATCTTTGGACGACTCGGTGCAGTCCTGCGCATCTCCTACACCAGCAGGGGCAGGGAGCCCTTCATCTTTCATGGTTCTTGGGCTAATAACTGCGGCATGAAGTTGTTTCATCCTTGCAGCATTAGCAACAGCAGCAGCACATGCTGACGAGTAAGGCTTCCACCATTGTGCATATTCAACCGTCATGCCCGGATCACGTTGCGGAACGAAAAAGGAAACGTCTTCAGGCCGCATCCTGTATGTCGCCCACGCGGTCTTTCGACATGAATTGGCACGGGGGATAGTCCCGGGCACGTCTTGATCGAAGCCCAGCTGCCTTGCGACGCGGTGCGGACAGTAGTGCTCGATGCATTGCATGCCGACGAGTTCACAAGGTAGCAGACACTGCGCAAAGGATTGCAGCTCCTTGCTTGTTGCTACAACATGGCAGTGCACCCAGCAGCCATCTTTGCCATCTTTGCCTTGTGGCAGAGCAAAGCTACTGCCTCCATAAGGCCTCCATTCGAACTCCTCCGGGGACATGAGCACGGCGTGGATGTACCCAGGATCAAGCGGGTTTCTGATGTTGTGCCACTTGACAGCCCTCGGCATGCCCTGATCGTCGCCGTGGGAGGCAGTGTTTGGTGTCTCAGGACGAAGCTCTGGGAAGCGCTCCCAGACCCATAGCTGGAGGATGTGCAGTGGCGCACTCGCCACGAACGGCTGATGGGTGGTGCCCAAGCTTAAGTGGTGACTGAGTGCGGAGAGGTCATTGTAGATGTTGGCAAGAACGGCGGGTGCGAGGGCCGAGCACCTGCCGCGCGCCAGTCCGGCGGCGAGGGGGAACACGTCCGGTCTGACCACGTcgaatggcggcgccggaagcacgtATCTGGTCAACCACATGGCCAGAAACGCCCCGTGCTCGAGCAATGTGGCCGCCTCGGCCTCTCCTCTGCCGGCGGCAGCGACCTCCCCCGTCGGCGGCTCCACGAATCGCTTAACCCACTGGGCAAACGAGGGTTTCTTGTTCGTGCATCTGTTGGGCGCGATCCGGGCGGCTTCGAGCGCGTCCACGTCGCCGCGGAGCTCGTCCGGGAGCCGGGACCACACCGGCCGGCCCAGCAGGGGCAGGCCCCCGAGCACGGCCATGTCCTCCAGCGTCACCGTGGCCTCTCCCCACGGGAAGACGAACGTGTTGGTGTCGCCGGACCAGAAAGCCGCGAGCTGCAGCAGCAGGCCCTCGTCCCGCCGCACCCAGCCGGTGGTCGCGAGGACGGCGTCCAAGATCCCAAGCTTCCGCCACAGGCGCTCATGCCGCGGCCGGAGCCTGGCCACCCACCGCCTCCACAGCTTCGAGGAGCCGGGACAGGCCGTCCAATCCACAGGGAGCTCGTCGCCAAGAACAGGGCCGGCATTGCGGGGCGGGGACGGCAGAGCGGGGAGGCGAGCGCCCCCCGCGCGGGGGAGGAGGAAGTGGGCCGATCGGGCCGAGGGGCGGGAGGGATCGGCGCCGGAGACGATCGCGGTGGTGGCTTCCTGTACTAGGAggccgcggagctcgtcgtcgctggACATTGCGGTGCCGGTGGCGCTCTGGGTGGGCTGGGGTTTTCTGGGCGGCGCAGAGCAAGGCGAGCGTGAGTAGGGAAGGTGCTCCGTGGAATTTGGGGTGGGTGGGAGGCAGTAATAataaaataacaaaaagtaaagtgGGGAGGAAGTAAATTAGGCTGTTCACTTTCCTACGCGCCGGAGTAGAGATGTCAGAGATGTTGCCATGGTGATGGGTGGCAGACGACGACATCAGCTTTGGCTGCTGCAAAGCATACGCAGACGTTTTGACTGAATTATTTCGACACTTTTAGCCATTCGGTTATCAAATTGTCCAGACAAGTCCAGATGTCCGAAATTCCGTAAATCGTGACCAAACCTCCGCAGACGGCTTCTGGCGTGCAGGTGGAGTTTGACTCCTCCTTTTGGCTTTGGCCGATTTTCTCCTCAAGTTCCGTTTTCTCACCGCCACCTACATCCTCTATAACGCTAAGCTCTCTAATTTTAAAGAGCTCATACTCAATTGAGGTTATCAATTAGAATTGGATCACCTGAaacgggtcaacaatttctcaaaggtctctcattcaattcttttatcatacattcttttatacTATCCACTATACTTTTTAATTTTTAAGGTCTCACAATTAATTGAGGTATTCAATTTAGAATTGGGTCAAATGAtttgaccgggtcaacaatttctcaagctctcccattcaattctttcaattcactATTTGCTGAAGTTTGAAGCTCTTCCATTCAATTGAGGTATTCACATTTGAATTTGGTTTATAATTTTGACCGGACCAACAATTTTTCGAATCAATCAGCAGCAACCGAGActataaaaacatatcaatccCGCGCACCCACCGACCACCTACAAAAAAGAAGCGTCATCATGTAATATTGTAGCACCAATGTAGTACATGCAACCACTCACATAGAATTTTTTTCACATAAATATAGGTTGGTTAGCGGATAACACAAAATCACACCACGAAAGAACCATCAAATTAcgcattataaataaaaataatacACACTCTATCATCTCCCCCACCCGCCAAACAAAATATTACATTAGTTCCAAAATATAAGGGGTGATAGTTTTTTAGAAAGTAaaatttctttaactttgaccGAGTTCAAAGcaaaaatatcgacatccacaatattaaacaaaaaagtatgaaaattcatttcatgatgaatctaaaaaTATCGATTTGATATTATGGATTTTGATACATTTCTCTACAAATTTAATCAAACTTAAAATATTTTCCTTTTCAAGaaagtaatacaccttatattttaaaaTATAGTGATTTTTTAGATAACTCAACTACACCAACGCGCAGCAAAACGCACCCAACCCTTCTCGTATATATATGTGGTAGGAGGCAACTTCTAAAACACACCCAAATCCTTGAAGGTTGCCCCCTGCTGCCAACACGCCCCTTTTCTCTCCTCGCCTCTAGTTGATCTAGATGTGTCGCCGCTAGGCATTTTTTCCTCCTCACCGCAACTCCAACATGTTGACCCAAACGCACGTGAGCTTTGTCTTTTTTGTCCGGTTGGATCGACTCGTCCGCCCCTTTTGCGGAAGGACAAGCAACAACAGGATATTGAAGGACGTCACACTCTCTCTCCGGTGATTAGCCGTGTTCCATTTTTTAGTCTTCTGTTGTCCGAGCTCTAAAGTCACCATCCGGTCCTGCAGAACTACTGCTCCTCCTCCCTTCTCAGCATGCTTCGGTATGGCCCCATCCGAATTTGCTTTGACCCAACCCTCATCTGGTGGTGTCCATCGTTGTAGAAGCCATACTTATatgtatttaattcttattatGGAAAATTCTTACATACTATTGATGGAAATACAGCAATGGACCGGGAGAAGTGGAAGGGTGAAAttcaaatttatttttattttatttgtggGTAAAATTTCtgatctattcatcaacagtcatgcTAGTATAAAGAACATCAGGgataacaaaaaataaaaataaaatccacTAACATTTGCTAAAGATGTACATATCGACTACACACCTCACAAGTTTTTTTTTATTATTAAGAATATATCAATGATAACACTGAGGAAGATTGAAGGCATAAAGAAAATGTGTGGTTGACACGAAAATAATTGGCTAGGAAACCATTCCAATTAACATTTTGTTTGTAAGTTTTTGATAAATGATTCCTTCATATTTTAAAACAATTTACCTAAAACAAGTTAATATTTTTAAACTATTTTAATATATATTTGAAAACAATTGGCTAGGAAACTCATACCAAATCTAGGGACGCAAGCAGAAGGGTTAGTTGCGTTGAAATAATGATGAAAGACAAGTtacaaggagaagaagaaaaacatGTCTAAGTTGAAATGAGCATTTTACATCCACAAGACCAGCCTGAACTACTCAAATGGTCAAAATAATCATCAACTGCAGCAGCGCGCTCCCGCCAGCCACTTGACAGCCGCGTTCCTTCGTGCACGCGCACCTCCACCAATGCCGCGACGACAACAACCTCCTCGGCCCCTCGcccctcgccggcgccggcgcgctcATCCTCTCCCACGCCGCGATTGCCGACCTAACCTcctcccgcctcctcctccttcctctggaCGACTGGAACTCACCCATCCTAAGCTCTGCGCGTACGTTTACATCCACATGCTCTGCTCCGCCGTGAGCCAGGACGACCGCACCTTCCCCTTCGTCCTCCACGCCGCCGCTGAGGCGCACGCAGCCAAGGGTCAAGCAGTCAAGCTCCACGCCGCCGCGCTCAGAAGCGGCCACCTTACGGACGTGTTCGCGGGCAACACGCTGCGCCTCTTTCTATGCGGCCACCTCACGGACGTGACGCGCGcggggtgtttgatgaaatgccagtCCCGGATGTTGTCCGTAGTCTCGGCGTTCTTGGCCAACAAGATGCTAGATGATGTGAGGCAGGCATTGGTTAGTATGACGGAGAGCGGGCAGCGGGGTCCCTGTGAATGTGGCAAGCTTGGTCGGAGCCGGATCCCCTGACGTACGTACGGCCCCCTGCCGTTGGGCCGCTGACGGGTGGgtccgggcccacacgtcagtgtgtGGGCCGTACGTCAGACGAGCCGCGTCCAGCTTGGTCTCGGTTATGCCTGCCTTATAAGTAGCTGTGTACATACTACAGTGGCTACAAGCTTTTCTTGTAGGGGATCAGATGGTTAGCTGATGGTGCACTTATATGGCGGTATAAGAATGGATTCTACTGTATATAGCAACATAATATTACAAGTTCACCCAACATGATAATTATTGTCACTGTAATAGCAAAGGAACACATATGATGAGGAGTGCGATTGCTTTTAGAAGAGTCTAGATGTGGATGTCTACGCTGTATGACCTGACAAGAATCACATTAAGATGAGTAAATTTTTATTGGCGCCTACACATCTTTGCTTATGGAGTCTGGCCTAGCAATGAAAGACAAGGTAAGCATTCTCAGACAACTTATCTCTCTACATAAATAACTTTGAGCAGTTCTGAAGTTCTGTTCAACTGTCTGTGTCCATACAGCCATTGCATACTCAATGTATTCTCTGCATAGTAAAGTACCTTTTGGTAGCTCCTCAACTTTGAATCATAAATGCGCTGGGGACAAGCAAGATGCTGATGTGCTAATAGAACAATTTTGTAATCTGTAAAAATATCGTGTTCAGAGATGATACTACAGATGAGTAGGGGCAGAGATGTTAATTTGCAGTATATAGGCAACCTTTAGATAGAAAATAAGCTATGTATCAGTAAACTGTTTCCAAATATGCACACCCCAAATCTGTTGAATCCTTGTTAGCCAATTCCATGCATCCAATGAACTCATGTCCTAGAAGGTCGAAACCACTATGACAGGATTCTCGGTTTGACTACTTGGTACAGAAGTTGGCCATTGGCACATCAACTGCGAAGCACCGTTTGTTTTAATCACAGCTAACTGAGGTAATCAGCTTGTTTTATGTAAGTCAAAAGATCAGTTAACAAGAGCACACACATATATGTATGTCATGGTCAAATCGGTCGTTTAGTGTGAAGATTGCATATCGTTTATCTATACCACCAAACAAACTAGCACTTATGTATTCCCCTGAATTTCACAACATAAAGAAAGAAGCAACCAGGAACATATAATCAGAGCTTAAGGAGCTGTAGTTTCTGCACGCACAATTAGCTGATGAAGATCATTTCACCGGCAAGACTAGCCCACCATTTTGTGGTACTCTTCATCGGGAGATGTCTTCTAAAGACCCAAGCTACCACTATACTATGTTAAGTTATACCTCAAATTTCCTAGGTTCTCCTGCCCCGCAACTGCACCTCTAGCGCCACGACTTGTTTCTTAAGACGATCAATTATTGTTTCCAACTCAACCTTTTCTGCTTCTCGAGCTTCAGACGCCTCTCTAATCATTTCCGTTGTTCCGACTTCCCGTCCTGGTTGGAAAATGACTTGACCTGCATTGGTGGCTCTTGAATCTCTGACCTGAGCATCTTTCACCCGCTTGAATGGTCTAAGATAGTAGAGTGTTTTAGTAGAAATTACTCTCTTGACCACTTCATTCTTTCCATATACTAGACCATTATAAGATGCATCATTGATTCCTGCAAAAAGGAAGAGGAAAAGTATGCATTAACCTTTATACAGTCTTTAAGCGACTCCATTGCTAGATATGAGGATGAGATATTTTCATGTGCTA
It encodes:
- the LOC119303303 gene encoding uncharacterized protein LOC119303303, producing the protein MSSDDELRGLLVQEATTAIVSGADPSRPSARSAHFLLPRAGGARLPALPSPPRNAGPVLGDELPVDWTACPGSSKLWRRWVARLRPRHERLWRKLGILDAVLATTGWVRRDEGLLLQLAAFWSGDTNTFVFPWGEATVTLEDMAVLGGLPLLGRPVWSRLPDELRGDVDALEAARIAPNRCTNKKPSFAQWVKRFVEPPTGEVAAAGRGEAEAATLLEHGAFLAMWLTRYVLPAPPFDVVRPDVFPLAAGLARGRCSALAPAVLANIYNDLSALSHHLSLGTTHQPFVASAPLHILQLWVWERFPELRPETPNTASHGDDQGMPRAVKWHNIRNPLDPGYIHAVLMSPEEFEWRPYGGSSFALPQGKDGKDGCWVHCHVVATSKELQSFAQCLLPCELVGMQCIEHYCPHRVARQLGFDQDVPGTIPRANSCRKTAWATYRMRPEDVSFFVPQRDPGMTVEYAQWWKPYSSACAAAVANAARMKQLHAAVISPRTMKDEGLPAPAGVGDAQDCTESSKDIIMVHNNCGYELANNVQSDTTPSQGSTVNKVTHVTSVDVFVLEGSIDDEVQTHNVTEKEVQRAKVDTESSGVLEGNNDDASCDGLVYGNSEMVKRVISTKTLYYLRPFEWVKDAQVRDSRATNAGQVILQPGREVGTPEMIREASEAREAEKVELETIITRLKEQVVALEMQLRDRTTSKI